The Rhopalosiphum maidis isolate BTI-1 chromosome 1, ASM367621v3, whole genome shotgun sequence genome has a segment encoding these proteins:
- the LOC113556783 gene encoding proteasome subunit alpha type-7-1-like: protein MSGGYDRAITVFSPDGHLLQVEYAQEAVHKGCTAIGVLGKDCVVLGVEKKSIAMLQEERTVRKICPLDSHIVMAFAGLTADARVIINRAQMECQSQYLTLGETVTTEYITRFVASIKQKYTQSNGRRPFGISCLIAGFNNNGTPHLFQTEPSGIYYEWKANATGRNSKLVKEFLQDNYNDEAVSTEQGTIKLAVRALLEVVQSGQKNIELVVLKNNEKMKMLDPASLEEMVNVIEAEKEALEKEKNKQKDKQ from the exons atgtctGGTGGCTACGATAGAGCAATTACGGTATTCTCGCCGGATGGTCATCTTTTGCAAGTAGAATACGCACAAGAAGCGGTACATAAAGGATGTACAGCCATTGGTGTACTAGGCAAGGATTGCGTTGTGCTCGGTGTTGAAAAGAAGTCTATAGCTATGCTCCAAGAAGAACGCACTGTACGCAAGATTTGCCCTCTGGATTCGCACATAGTAATGGCATTTGCTGGACTGACAGCGGATGCTCGTGTAATCATCAACCGGGCACAGATGGAATGTCAGTCACAGTACTTGACTCTTGGTGAAACTGTAACGACTGAATATATCACACGCTTCGTGGCATCCATCAAGCAGAAATACACACAGAGCAACGGTCGCCGTCCATTTGGCATATCGTGTCTGATTGCTGGTTTTAACAATAATGGCACGCCACATCTGTTCCAGACCGAACCATCTGGTATCTATTACGAATGGAAGGCAAATGCCACTGgaagaaattcaaaattggtTAAAGAATTCTTACag GATAACTATAATGATGAAGCTGTAAGTACTGAACAAGGTACTATCAAATTGGCAGTCAGAGCATTACTGGAAGTAGTTCAATCTGgtcaaaaaaacattgaattggtagtgttaaaaaataatgaaaagatGAAGATGTTAGACCCAGCATCACTTGAGGAAATGGTTAATGTTATAGAAGCAGAAAAAGAAGCTTTggagaaagaaaaaaacaaacaaaaagataaacaataa
- the LOC113555763 gene encoding coiled-coil domain-containing protein 124, with amino-acid sequence MPKKFVGMNSKAMEAKARKDAIKQEADAKKKKAIEDEFWKDDDKNSIKKQKRKEEKEKKKIDQLEKKREAQLLLETELSEIKTTQINQKITRHQLMKELDTPSTHKVQPTMDEESSIEENLNRLTMHDEEARTVDEALNMLNPTQKLLDKHPEKRLKAAYTAFEAENLPRLRNENPSMRLSQVKQLMNKEWMKSPDNPINQRYSNKN; translated from the exons ATGCCCAAGAAGTTTGTTGGCATGAATTCAAAAGCTATGGAAGCCAAAGCTCGAAAAGATGCTATTAAGCAGGAAGCagatgctaaaaaaaaaaaggcaatAGAAGATGAATTTTGGAAAGATGATGACAAGAATTctatcaaaaaacaaaaaagaaag gaggaaaaggagaaaaaaaagattgatcaattagaaaaaaaacgagAAGCCCAATTATTACTGGAAACTGAGCTCAGTGAAATTAAGACAACGcaaataaaccaaaaaatcACTAGGCATCAACTTATG aaaGAACTGGATACTCCATCAACTCATAAGGTACAACCAACAATGGATGAAGAAAGTTCAATAGAAGAAAACTTGAATCGTTTGACTATGCATGATGAAGAAGCACGAACAGTTGATGAGGCTCTTAATATGCTgaa tCCTACTCAAAAGTTGTTGGATAAACATCCGGAAAAAAGACTAAAAGCAGCATATACTGCTTTTGAAGCAGAAAATTTACCAAGATTACGTAATGAAAATCCATCTATGCGTCTTTCTCAAGTAAAACAACTAATGAACAAAGAATGGATGAAATCACCGGATAACCCTATTAATCAGAGATAttccaataaaaattga
- the LOC113555762 gene encoding electron transfer flavoprotein subunit alpha, mitochondrial: MILSNVLRYSKNLGSKVNGHRLQSTLIIAEHDNEKLAAVTRNALTAAKQLGGEVSVLVAGTKIGSVVEEVTKVSGVTKVLKAEGEEFKGFLPEVLAPLILATQKRINATHVLAGSSAQSKSLLPRVAALLDVSPVTDVIDIKSPDTFVRTIYAGNAILTLKSLDAVKVLTVRSTSFEAAADGGSGSVEDAVPAGSYEKGSGSEWISQELTKNDRPDLASAKIVVSGGRGVKSAENFKMIYDLADKMGAGVGASRAAVDAGFVPNDMQIGQTGKIVAPELYLAIGISGAIQHLAGMKDSKTIAAINKDPDAPIFQVSDYGLVADLFKAVPEMIEKIK; the protein is encoded by the exons atgattttaagtaaCGTCTTAAGATACTCAAAGAACCTCGGCTCTaag gtCAATGGACATAGGTTACAAAGCACATTAATAATTGCCGAACACGACAATGAGAAACTTGCAGCCGTAACACGTAATGCCTTAACAGCTGCAAAGCAACTTGGTGGTGAAGTATCTGTTCTTGTAGCTGGCACCAAAATCGGATcg GTGGTAGAAGAAGTTACCAAAGTATCTGGTGTGACTAAAGTACTTAAAGCAGAAGGTGAAGAATTCAAAGGATTTCTGCCAGAAGTTCTAGCTCCACTAATATTAGCTACTCAAAAAAGAATTAATGCTACTCATGTATTAGCTGGATCCAGTGCTCAGAGCAAATCACTTTTACCCAGAGTGGCTGCATTATTAGATGTATCTCCAGTTACTGATGTTATTGACATTAAATCTCCTGATACATTTGTACGAACCATTTATGCag gaaatGCTATATTGACCTTGAAGTCACTAGATGCTGTCAAAGTACTCACTGTACGTAGTACCAGTTTTGAAGCTGCTGCCGATGGGGGCTCTGGTTCTGTTGAAGATGCAGTACCTGCAGGTAGCTATGAAAAAGGTTCAGGCTCAGAATGGATTAGCCAAGAACTGACTAAAAATGATCGACCCGATTTGGCTTCTGCAAAAATAGTTGTGTCTggag GACGTGGTGTCAAGTCtgctgaaaattttaaaatgatctaTGATCTTGCTGACAAAATGGGAGCAGGTGTTGGAGCTTCTCGAGCAGCTGTAGATGCCGGTTTTGTTCCAAATGACATGCAAATTGGACAAACAGGAAAAATTGTTGCTCCG GAATTATACTTGGCCATTGGCATTTCTGGTGCCATTCAACATTTAGCTGGTATGAAAGATTCTAAAACAATTGCTGCCATAAATAAAGATCCCGATGCACCAATTTTCCAAGTATCAGATTATGGACTAGTTGCTGATTTGTTCAAGGCTGTTCCCgaaatgattgaaaaaataaaataa